A section of the Desertifilum tharense IPPAS B-1220 genome encodes:
- a CDS encoding esterase-like activity of phytase family protein, with translation MRLQRWGIYLVALLAIAGSLLTGCSLPQVSAEQRTFLQVSLEFLDEAIIPKTPFAGTPVGGLSGITYDRQRDRFYVVSDDRSQLAPARFYTLKVQLDPTLGVGEAIASVDLESVTFLQTEEGNPYPRGTIDAEGIALSPQNTVFISSEGNVNLDIPPGIKEFELNSGQFVQRLPVPPHYLPLTEEGQQIQGIQNNFGFEALATNPIGTIPAAGEPLRLFTVTEAALVQDLTNPDDPDFATRTRWLHYYLSEGPPLILSEHLYLLESPPPGAVLHGIPEIVALDGGGHFLSLERSFGLKGFTVRLFQLFTGDATDISGTSSLQGSLMGLQPIRKQLVLDLQDLDITLDNLEGMTLGPRLPDGSQSLWLISDDNFRDDQKTQLLLFRLRRD, from the coding sequence GTGAGGTTACAACGTTGGGGGATATACTTGGTTGCACTCTTAGCGATCGCGGGGAGTTTGCTAACCGGGTGTAGCTTACCCCAGGTGAGTGCAGAACAACGCACCTTTTTACAGGTATCGCTTGAGTTTTTGGATGAAGCAATTATCCCAAAAACCCCCTTTGCCGGGACACCCGTGGGCGGACTTTCTGGAATAACCTACGATCGCCAGCGCGATCGATTTTATGTCGTTTCCGACGATCGCAGCCAACTTGCCCCTGCCCGATTTTACACCCTGAAAGTTCAGCTCGATCCAACTCTGGGGGTAGGAGAGGCGATCGCCTCAGTCGATCTTGAAAGCGTCACCTTTCTGCAAACCGAAGAGGGCAACCCTTACCCGCGCGGAACCATTGACGCCGAAGGGATCGCCCTATCGCCCCAAAACACCGTCTTCATCTCCTCCGAAGGCAATGTCAACCTCGATATTCCCCCTGGCATTAAAGAATTTGAACTCAATAGCGGGCAATTTGTTCAGCGTCTCCCGGTTCCCCCACATTACCTTCCCCTCACAGAAGAAGGTCAACAAATACAAGGCATTCAAAATAACTTTGGGTTTGAAGCCCTTGCCACCAACCCCATCGGCACCATTCCCGCTGCTGGCGAACCCCTGCGCCTGTTTACGGTAACTGAAGCGGCTTTAGTCCAAGACTTAACCAACCCCGACGATCCCGACTTTGCCACCCGAACCCGCTGGTTGCACTACTACCTCAGCGAAGGGCCGCCCCTGATCTTATCAGAACACCTCTACCTGCTGGAATCGCCACCCCCCGGAGCCGTACTGCACGGCATCCCCGAAATTGTTGCTTTAGACGGCGGCGGTCATTTCCTTAGTTTAGAACGTTCCTTTGGTCTGAAAGGCTTCACGGTTCGCCTCTTTCAACTGTTTACCGGAGATGCTACCGATATTTCGGGTACCTCCAGCTTGCAAGGATCTTTAATGGGACTGCAACCCATTCGCAAGCAACTGGTTTTAGATTTACAGGATCTTGACATTACCCTAGACAACCTCGAAGGAATGACGCTAGGCCCCCGCTTACCCGATGGTTCCCAAAGTCTATGGCTGATTAGCGATGATAACTTCCGCGACGACCAAAAAACCCAGTTACTCCTATTTCGCCTGCGCCGCGACTAA
- the ggt gene encoding gamma-glutamyltransferase, translated as MQQKTRGAIAAGHPQTAQAGLEMLKQGGNAFDAALAALLASFVTESPLTSAAGGGFLLAYTQQQQAILFDFFTQTPRRKKPEAQLDFYPVDVDFGGAIQEFHIGLGSMAVPGNLAGVFHVHQRLGKLPMKAIAEPALHYAQSGVEVNAFQAFLLHLLKPILLASEAGRTIYAPSGHLAQVGERLFFKDFAQTLTQVIEEGIHTFYTGEIAHRLIQDCQHLGGYLSLEDLQAYQVIERQPLSLDYRGYRLLTNPPPSAGGTLIAFALGLLSQFDLSQTRWGGVEHLQILAEVMRLTNTARQEVFNAQVHQDDIVEKFLALDHLKTYAQQLSQSVNKLGSTTHISAMDEWGNAASVTSSNGEGSGYFIPQTGMMMNNMLGEEDLNPFGFHNWQENVRISSMMSPTIAIADNSPKIVLGSGGSNRIRTAILQVISNLIDFQMPADIAVSSPRVHWENYKFDVEFGRLTEDELKLHFSDRQQVSLWQQQNMFFGGVHTVCRSATGDFTGSGDPRRSGAIAILD; from the coding sequence ATGCAGCAAAAAACGCGCGGCGCGATCGCAGCAGGACATCCGCAAACGGCTCAGGCGGGATTGGAGATGTTAAAACAGGGGGGGAATGCTTTTGATGCTGCGCTGGCGGCGCTGCTGGCTTCTTTTGTCACCGAGTCTCCCCTGACTTCGGCGGCGGGTGGTGGTTTTCTACTGGCTTATACGCAGCAGCAGCAAGCGATTTTATTTGACTTTTTTACTCAAACCCCCCGGCGCAAAAAGCCGGAGGCGCAATTGGATTTTTACCCGGTTGATGTGGACTTTGGGGGGGCAATTCAAGAGTTTCACATTGGCTTGGGTTCGATGGCGGTTCCGGGGAATTTGGCGGGCGTGTTTCACGTTCATCAGCGCTTGGGAAAACTGCCGATGAAGGCGATCGCAGAACCTGCCTTACACTATGCTCAATCTGGGGTAGAAGTGAATGCGTTTCAAGCCTTTTTATTACACCTTCTCAAACCCATTTTACTTGCTTCTGAAGCAGGTCGTACAATTTATGCGCCTTCTGGACATCTAGCCCAGGTAGGAGAACGATTATTTTTTAAAGACTTTGCCCAAACGCTAACTCAGGTGATTGAAGAGGGAATTCATACTTTTTATACCGGAGAAATTGCCCATCGCCTGATTCAAGATTGCCAGCATTTGGGGGGATATCTCAGTTTAGAGGATTTGCAGGCTTATCAAGTCATCGAACGTCAGCCTCTCAGTCTAGACTATCGGGGTTATCGCTTGCTGACGAATCCACCGCCGAGTGCTGGGGGAACTTTAATTGCTTTTGCTTTGGGGTTACTTTCGCAGTTTGATTTATCTCAAACCCGTTGGGGTGGTGTGGAACATCTTCAGATTTTGGCGGAGGTGATGCGTTTAACCAATACTGCCAGACAAGAGGTATTTAATGCTCAAGTGCATCAAGATGATATTGTGGAAAAGTTTTTAGCCTTAGACCATTTAAAGACCTATGCTCAACAGTTAAGTCAAAGCGTTAATAAGTTAGGAAGTACCACTCATATTAGTGCAATGGATGAGTGGGGAAATGCAGCAAGCGTTACGTCTTCTAATGGGGAAGGTTCGGGTTATTTTATTCCTCAGACAGGCATGATGATGAATAATATGTTGGGAGAAGAAGACTTAAATCCTTTTGGCTTCCATAATTGGCAAGAAAATGTCCGGATCTCTTCAATGATGTCGCCAACGATCGCGATCGCAGACAATAGCCCCAAAATCGTGTTAGGTTCGGGCGGATCGAATCGCATTCGGACGGCAATTTTACAAGTAATTTCTAACTTAATTGATTTTCAGATGCCTGCTGATATAGCGGTTTCCAGCCCGCGAGTGCATTGGGAAAACTATAAATTTGATGTAGAATTCGGACGTTTAACTGAAGATGAGCTAAAGCTGCATTTTAGCGATCGCCAACAGGTTTCTTTATGGCAGCAGCAGAACATGTTTTTTGGGGGCGTGCATACCGTCTGTCGGAGTGCAACTGGCGATTTCACGGGTTCTGGCGATCCGCGCCGCAGTGGGGCGATCGCAATTCTAGATTAA
- a CDS encoding DUF1830 domain-containing protein gives MTQTLDSLSSADSNRVLCSYVNLTNRIQVARISNVPSWYFERVVFPREHLMFEAPVEGTLEIYQHEPPSGIVLWDQFSCDRLQVHESSVVLETA, from the coding sequence ATGACCCAAACATTGGATAGTTTGTCAAGCGCCGATTCTAATCGTGTTTTGTGCAGTTACGTCAACCTCACCAATCGCATCCAAGTGGCGCGCATTTCCAATGTTCCGAGTTGGTACTTTGAACGGGTTGTGTTTCCTAGAGAACATTTGATGTTTGAAGCGCCCGTAGAAGGAACGCTAGAAATCTATCAGCACGAACCGCCCAGCGGAATTGTCCTGTGGGATCAATTTAGCTGCGATCGCCTTCAGGTTCACGAAAGCAGCGTTGTTCTAGAAACCGCCTAA
- a CDS encoding DUF4335 domain-containing protein, whose translation MASEPTILRRYTPPTCRLELIAKSSPLSRWAGQPVLKNLRFRLSFDDPRLPDEQQLMLKGDRTQLENLAQAVETYLQTFLAASPARLNAALLAPLVDPEVPTEAIAPPPEIATPPESTPTVVTGDIFLQPNGLMTHDLHLGSLATPESGSIIPLSVLQLFDLASALDEYQADVVALPTLARPQRFSGVSPSLRFAASLLLAVGITSFSVKLLGDWYSTPEPTLTAAGDPQDPQQLLIRPAPTILPSPESSDQTLPPPPPMGASQPAAPDALISIPSGASPNAPSVSEATPELGGSESQIPVFDIPDEPVAQAPVPAPPRVAESAPAPAVTGLPEVPEVAPSDSSPGDSGAVSRSAIPSTRSLQEPPAQTATAFDRIPQVAEVRRYFQQRWNPPESLPSTIEYSLLLAPDGSIEQVIPLGETAATFLDRTEMPLRGEAFVSPVEGGRQPKIRLVLTPEGEVQAFLEAMN comes from the coding sequence ATGGCTTCTGAACCCACTATTTTACGTCGTTATACTCCCCCAACCTGTCGGTTAGAACTGATTGCGAAAAGTTCGCCGCTTTCTCGTTGGGCAGGGCAGCCGGTATTAAAAAATTTACGCTTTCGCCTCAGCTTTGACGATCCGCGTCTCCCCGACGAACAGCAATTGATGCTCAAAGGCGATCGCACTCAGCTTGAAAACCTCGCCCAAGCGGTGGAAACCTATTTACAAACCTTCCTGGCGGCTTCTCCTGCCCGGTTAAATGCGGCGTTACTCGCCCCCCTTGTCGATCCAGAGGTGCCCACAGAGGCGATCGCGCCGCCTCCAGAGATCGCCACCCCACCGGAGAGTACCCCAACGGTGGTAACGGGTGATATTTTTTTGCAGCCTAATGGGTTAATGACGCACGATCTGCATTTAGGCAGTTTAGCAACCCCAGAATCGGGTTCAATCATTCCCCTAAGCGTTTTGCAGTTATTTGATTTAGCCAGCGCCCTCGATGAGTATCAGGCGGATGTGGTGGCTTTACCGACGCTTGCCCGCCCCCAACGGTTTAGCGGGGTTTCTCCTTCTTTGCGGTTTGCGGCTAGCTTGCTGCTGGCTGTGGGGATTACCAGCTTTAGCGTTAAACTTTTGGGAGATTGGTATAGTACCCCAGAACCCACCCTGACTGCGGCTGGCGATCCGCAAGATCCTCAACAACTGCTGATTCGCCCCGCCCCGACTATTCTACCTTCACCAGAATCCAGCGATCAAACGCTGCCTCCACCCCCGCCGATGGGTGCCTCTCAACCGGCTGCACCCGATGCACTGATTTCTATTCCTTCTGGTGCCTCGCCCAATGCGCCAAGCGTGTCTGAGGCTACTCCGGAGTTGGGCGGGAGTGAAAGTCAGATTCCGGTGTTTGATATCCCTGATGAACCCGTTGCCCAAGCCCCTGTACCTGCCCCTCCACGGGTTGCAGAAAGCGCCCCCGCCCCTGCTGTAACTGGGTTACCAGAAGTTCCAGAAGTTGCCCCATCCGATAGCAGCCCAGGCGACTCAGGGGCGGTTTCCCGCAGTGCGATTCCCTCAACGCGATCGCTGCAAGAACCTCCGGCGCAAACGGCGACGGCGTTCGATCGCATTCCCCAGGTGGCTGAGGTGAGACGCTATTTCCAACAGCGGTGGAATCCGCCGGAAAGCTTACCGTCAACGATTGAGTATAGTTTATTGCTGGCTCCGGATGGTTCGATCGAACAGGTAATTCCTCTGGGCGAGACGGCGGCGACGTTTCTCGATCGCACGGAGATGCCGTTACGGGGCGAGGCGTTTGTGTCTCCTGTTGAAGGGGGCAGACAACCGAAAATTCGCTTGGTGCTGACGCCGGAAGGTGAGGTGCAGGCGTTTTTGGAGGCCATGAACTAA
- a CDS encoding DUF3038 domain-containing protein: MPSPVKPPGVSNSPFAELQNSQTPNPEQLDNIKAQLDLVLLALEALAGIGSEAMLQAAAQLNLEAQVADRVSLWRLRQSSPLRKGSGGRKKLDVEEARSLVLISCHLAKQYQELIRRAVALLEQLTEQNRPPHQAALLGDYLDRFSNTYQERMQDGDRTHPDRLTHLALKLLIDLLFYSGPGGPRRLWLALLDSSLIDRESQTF; encoded by the coding sequence ATGCCGTCCCCAGTAAAACCCCCTGGTGTTTCTAATAGTCCGTTTGCGGAGTTACAGAACTCCCAAACTCCAAACCCGGAACAACTGGATAATATTAAAGCCCAGTTAGACTTGGTTTTACTGGCCCTAGAGGCATTAGCCGGAATTGGCAGTGAAGCCATGTTACAAGCCGCAGCCCAATTAAATCTAGAGGCCCAAGTGGCCGATCGCGTTTCGCTTTGGCGTTTGCGCCAATCGAGTCCGTTACGCAAGGGGAGTGGAGGGCGCAAAAAGTTGGATGTTGAGGAGGCGCGATCGCTGGTACTGATTAGCTGTCACCTGGCAAAACAATACCAAGAATTGATTCGTCGCGCTGTGGCGTTACTCGAACAACTCACCGAACAAAATCGCCCACCCCATCAAGCGGCTTTGCTGGGAGACTATCTCGATAGGTTTAGCAATACCTATCAAGAACGAATGCAAGATGGCGATCGCACTCATCCCGATCGACTCACCCACTTAGCCCTGAAACTCTTGATCGATCTGTTATTTTATTCTGGCCCTGGAGGTCCTCGGCGGTTGTGGCTGGCGTTACTCGACTCATCCTTAATCGATCGAGAGTCTCAAACCTTTTAG
- a CDS encoding endonuclease MutS2 → MIQAETLDLLEWPRLCQHLATFTATKLGAVATRHLPIPETPDESLGLLAQTQEVYQLENEVPNGLSFEGIHDIGVALERAELQGLLTGEELLEVATTLFGVRRLRRTIEDRDNLPVLSELVADIRTYPELEQEIYRCIDDRAQVADRASVKLGGIRQQLKSLRDRIHSILQRILQRQGQAIQEQIITQRGDRFVIPVKAPQKDAIPGIVHDTSTSGATLYIEPNAIVSLGNQLRQLQRQEQAEEEAIRRQLTEQVAAVKPDIEKLLIVATTLDLASAKAQYSRWLEAHPPRFSDRAQGEKIILRQLRHPLLVWQQQHEQGSSVVPVDLIISPETRVVAITGPNTGGKTVTLKTLGLATLMAKVGLFIPAKDPVELPWFEQILADIGDEQSLQQSLSTFSGHIRRISRILEALGEEDEVSQALILLDEVGAGTDPSEGSALAIALLQYLADRAQLTLATTHFGELKALKYEDERFENASVEFDERSLQPTYRLLWGIPGRSNALTIARRLGLNPTIIERAQGYVGGPSEEVNQVIAGLEAQRRRQERKAQEAAQLLAEAERLHQEVARKANQLQERERELRAQQEVEVQKAIASAKKEIAQAIHRLQQGSVTAQDAHQATQDLNQIAERRLPSVTQPKPKSSYKPQVGERVRIPRLGQTGEVLNIQEEQEELTVRFGLMKMTVPLSDIESLDGQKVTKPAPPPKPPEVKTAPAKAPLVQTESNTLDIRGSRVADAEVRVEEAIAQAFAVGRGALWIIHGKGTGQLRRGVHDYLAQHPQIDRFEQAEQNSGGSGVTIAYLK, encoded by the coding sequence TTGATTCAAGCGGAGACTTTAGACCTATTAGAATGGCCGCGCCTGTGCCAACATCTTGCCACATTTACGGCAACCAAGTTGGGGGCGGTGGCGACGCGACATTTGCCCATTCCGGAAACCCCTGACGAGAGTTTAGGGTTACTCGCCCAAACCCAAGAGGTTTACCAACTGGAAAATGAGGTTCCCAACGGTTTATCCTTTGAAGGAATTCATGATATAGGGGTAGCTTTAGAGCGGGCAGAGTTACAAGGGTTGCTGACAGGGGAAGAACTCCTGGAAGTGGCGACAACGCTCTTTGGGGTGCGACGGTTGCGGCGAACTATTGAGGATCGAGATAATTTACCTGTTCTCTCGGAGTTGGTAGCGGATATTCGCACCTATCCTGAATTGGAACAGGAGATTTATCGGTGTATTGACGATCGCGCCCAAGTAGCAGACCGGGCGAGTGTTAAACTGGGGGGCATTCGCCAGCAATTGAAGAGTTTGCGCGATCGCATCCACAGCATCCTACAGCGCATCCTCCAACGACAAGGCCAAGCTATCCAAGAACAGATTATTACTCAACGGGGCGATCGCTTTGTAATTCCTGTTAAAGCCCCCCAAAAGGATGCCATTCCCGGTATTGTTCACGATACTTCAACCAGCGGCGCAACCCTCTATATTGAACCGAATGCCATTGTCTCATTGGGCAACCAACTGCGCCAACTGCAACGCCAAGAGCAAGCGGAAGAAGAAGCCATTCGCCGCCAGCTAACCGAACAAGTCGCCGCTGTTAAACCGGATATTGAGAAATTACTGATTGTTGCCACTACCCTAGATTTAGCTAGCGCCAAAGCCCAGTATAGTCGCTGGCTAGAAGCCCATCCGCCTCGATTTAGCGATCGCGCCCAAGGTGAGAAAATTATTCTGCGCCAACTGCGCCATCCCCTATTAGTCTGGCAGCAACAGCACGAACAGGGTTCATCCGTCGTTCCCGTCGATCTCATTATTTCCCCAGAAACCCGCGTTGTGGCCATTACCGGACCGAATACTGGCGGGAAAACAGTAACGCTCAAAACCTTGGGGTTAGCGACCTTGATGGCAAAAGTGGGGTTATTTATCCCCGCTAAAGACCCAGTAGAATTGCCGTGGTTTGAGCAAATTTTAGCTGATATTGGCGACGAACAATCCTTACAGCAAAGCCTTTCCACCTTTTCCGGTCACATTCGCCGCATTAGTCGGATCTTAGAAGCTTTAGGGGAAGAGGATGAAGTCTCTCAAGCTTTAATTTTGCTCGATGAAGTCGGCGCGGGAACAGACCCCTCCGAAGGAAGCGCTTTAGCGATCGCCCTTTTACAATACCTCGCCGACCGCGCCCAACTCACCCTGGCTACCACCCACTTCGGCGAACTCAAAGCCCTGAAATACGAAGACGAACGCTTTGAAAATGCTTCCGTAGAATTTGACGAGCGTTCCCTCCAGCCCACCTATCGCCTCTTATGGGGCATTCCTGGCCGCTCTAACGCCCTGACCATTGCCCGTCGCTTGGGTTTGAACCCCACCATCATCGAACGCGCTCAAGGCTACGTCGGCGGCCCCTCCGAAGAGGTGAACCAAGTGATTGCGGGTTTAGAAGCCCAGCGCCGCCGCCAGGAACGCAAAGCCCAAGAAGCCGCCCAACTGCTAGCCGAAGCCGAACGCTTGCACCAAGAAGTGGCCCGCAAAGCCAACCAACTGCAAGAACGAGAACGGGAACTGCGGGCGCAACAGGAAGTAGAGGTGCAAAAAGCGATCGCCAGCGCTAAAAAAGAAATTGCCCAAGCGATCCACCGCTTGCAACAAGGTTCTGTAACCGCCCAGGATGCCCATCAAGCCACGCAGGATTTAAATCAAATCGCCGAGCGCCGATTGCCCTCTGTTACCCAACCCAAGCCCAAATCCAGCTATAAACCGCAGGTGGGGGAACGGGTGCGAATTCCCCGCTTGGGACAAACTGGGGAAGTGCTGAATATTCAAGAAGAACAGGAGGAACTGACCGTTCGCTTTGGGTTAATGAAAATGACCGTTCCCTTAAGCGATATTGAATCTCTCGATGGTCAAAAGGTGACAAAACCCGCTCCACCCCCCAAACCCCCAGAAGTAAAAACAGCGCCCGCTAAAGCGCCCTTAGTCCAAACTGAAAGCAATACTCTCGACATTCGGGGAAGTCGGGTGGCGGATGCAGAAGTGCGGGTTGAAGAAGCGATCGCCCAAGCCTTCGCAGTCGGGAGAGGGGCCCTATGGATTATTCATGGTAAAGGAACCGGACAGTTACGGCGCGGCGTCCATGATTATCTAGCCCAACATCCTCAAATTGACCGTTTTGAACAAGCCGAACAAAATAGCGGCGGTTCCGGCGTCACGATCGCTTATCTCAAATAA
- a CDS encoding GlsB/YeaQ/YmgE family stress response membrane protein — protein sequence MDIIAWLVLGLIAGALAKLIYPGRQGGGLLGTIGLGILGALVGGWLGQTLLGSAGAAAASAGALSLSSIVFAVLGAILLIFLWNLLARQAY from the coding sequence ATGGATATTATCGCTTGGTTAGTTTTAGGTTTAATTGCAGGCGCTCTTGCTAAATTAATTTATCCCGGTCGCCAAGGTGGCGGTCTTCTCGGTACCATCGGTTTAGGGATTTTAGGTGCATTAGTTGGGGGTTGGTTAGGTCAAACCCTATTAGGAAGTGCAGGAGCCGCTGCGGCTAGTGCAGGTGCCCTCAGTCTTTCTAGCATCGTCTTTGCCGTTTTGGGTGCCATCTTATTAATCTTCCTCTGGAATTTATTGGCTCGTCAAGCTTACTAA
- a CDS encoding FkbM family methyltransferase yields MDFEKISPQSFVGKLLRLPLKLIPANAQMPILSGKLRGKKWIVGAGRHGSWLGTYEAQTQHLFIQALNPGMTVFDIGAQAGFYTLLASHLVGKQGRVFAFEPLPRNLAYLHQHLAINHLENVTVIEAAVAETSGVAFFKEAASSYQGKLSEKGGLSVKTISLDDFCQSQLNPVPQVIKMDIEGAEYQALKGAKQLFARAHPTLFLAIHGQQNYQHCIQLLTQWNYRIQVLNRHEKDELSDNLEAIAYYQ; encoded by the coding sequence ATGGACTTTGAGAAAATTTCGCCGCAAAGTTTTGTCGGTAAGCTGCTACGACTGCCTCTTAAGCTGATTCCTGCCAATGCCCAAATGCCCATTCTTTCGGGCAAGCTACGAGGTAAAAAATGGATTGTCGGTGCGGGTAGACATGGCTCCTGGCTGGGAACCTATGAAGCTCAAACCCAGCACTTATTTATCCAAGCTCTGAATCCAGGAATGACCGTTTTTGATATTGGAGCGCAGGCAGGTTTTTATACCTTACTCGCTTCTCATTTAGTGGGCAAACAAGGGCGCGTTTTCGCCTTTGAACCTCTGCCACGCAATCTAGCTTACTTGCACCAGCATTTAGCCATCAATCACCTGGAAAATGTCACAGTAATTGAAGCAGCAGTGGCTGAAACCAGTGGGGTTGCCTTTTTTAAGGAAGCCGCCTCCAGCTATCAAGGAAAACTGTCTGAAAAAGGAGGTTTAAGCGTGAAAACAATTAGCTTAGATGACTTTTGCCAATCTCAGCTTAATCCAGTTCCTCAAGTTATCAAAATGGATATTGAAGGCGCTGAATATCAAGCCTTAAAAGGTGCAAAGCAACTGTTTGCACGAGCGCATCCCACTCTATTTTTAGCCATTCACGGCCAACAAAACTACCAGCACTGCATCCAGCTTTTGACTCAGTGGAACTACCGAATTCAAGTCTTAAACCGGCATGAAAAAGACGAATTATCGGACAATCTAGAAGCGATCGCGTATTATCAGTAG
- a CDS encoding thermonuclease family protein produces MRGIRGDARQNVRLLKASAIASLALSLAGCDWFGPPTHTVQRVSDGDTIAVIDPQGNTLSIRFACIDAPEVPHSAKERQSRKAVDKSQFKWGEQAQTRVQELVNAGGDRVVLTITDSDRYGRKISEVRLRNGTFIQEVLVSEGLALVYRPYLKNCPSAALIEAAEATAKSQKKGVWQDPKFVVPWEYRRL; encoded by the coding sequence ATGCGCGGAATTCGGGGGGATGCTAGGCAGAATGTGCGACTCTTAAAAGCGAGCGCGATCGCCAGTTTAGCTCTCAGTTTAGCAGGATGCGATTGGTTTGGACCTCCTACACATACCGTACAACGGGTCAGCGATGGCGATACAATTGCAGTCATCGATCCTCAAGGGAATACTTTAAGTATCCGGTTTGCGTGTATTGACGCGCCAGAAGTTCCCCATTCTGCCAAAGAAAGACAAAGCCGCAAAGCCGTAGATAAAAGCCAATTTAAATGGGGAGAACAAGCACAAACGCGCGTGCAAGAATTAGTCAACGCTGGGGGCGATCGCGTTGTCTTGACAATTACCGATAGCGATCGCTATGGTCGTAAAATCAGCGAAGTCCGTCTCAGAAACGGCACCTTCATCCAAGAAGTTCTCGTCAGCGAAGGGTTAGCCCTAGTCTATCGCCCCTATCTCAAAAATTGTCCCAGCGCCGCCTTAATCGAAGCCGCCGAAGCCACCGCCAAAAGCCAGAAAAAAGGCGTCTGGCAAGACCCCAAATTCGTTGTACCCTGGGAGTATCGCCGTCTGTAA